ACCGGGAAAGGATCCCTCCACTGACGTAACTTGAATTCGTGGAAGACAAATTCAACGTATAAAAAGATATACTTTTTAGACTAATTACTATTTAAATTAAAATTTAATTGCACCGTTCAAAACTATACTACACTCAGACTATATTTAAATGTTGTTTATTAGGAACATTTTTCATAAACTATTTCAAATTGTGAATCTGGAACAATTTATTTATGAAGGCAGAACAATTTATTTGTGAATGGGGAACAATTTAACCGTGAATGTAGAACAACTTATCATGAAAGTAGAACATTTTGATGATAAAGGTAGAATAATTTAATCTGAATTTGATTTGAGTAATCAGTTTAgcaaatatatttttgttaACTTTAAACATCTTCAACTTCATGTTAATCCTTATGTCTGTAATCAATTTGGGCCAGCTTTTTGGGCCACGTGCATGGCAAGCCGAGAAGGCGGGCCGCGCAGCATCACGGGACAGGCTTCTGCGACGCGACAACACGCGCGCTGCCCCCGAGAGTGCCTAGAATCTCTGCATTTTCTGTTAAAACGCCTTTCATCTGCGCGACTTAAATTAAATTCTTTCCGAATAACGGTCCAAAAGAAGTCCAAAATTAGAAGCTTTTTTTATCCCATGCACAAAATAGGTCCACAATCATATTGCCACCCATATAACTAGAGTCCAATCTTTCTACAATTGGGCTCTtgtctttctttctttttttttgaaagatcaCAATGGGGCTCTTGTGATCTTGGTATTCCCGTAGGCCTCGGAGTCCTAGTATGTTTAGGCATAATAACTTTCCTGTGTACGCGTCGTACAAGAACACAGCAATGCAAGGACGTCTCTATGGTTTCTTCAAGCTTACGATCAGAAACAATAAGCTTATAAGCCCACACAAGCTTTTCTTTCCTGTACGTGCGTCTATGCCATGGCCAACAACGActcggcctctgctgctgccaGACATGGCCAGGAGGGCTTACACGAGACGAAGTCGTCGAGGTGCGTGACGGAGACCTTCACCGCCACGCACAACTTCGAAGTGACCGATTTCTCGCAGCTCGACGGCATGGGCATCGGCGAGTTCGTGAGCTCGAGCACCTTCACCGTCGGCGGCTACGACTGGAACATCAGGCTCTGCCCGGACGGGCTCTGGAAGGAGAACCAAGATGCCGTTGTCTCGGTGTTCTTGTGCTTTAATTTAGCGGAGGAGAAGCGACGAGCGTGAGGGCGAAGGTCAGCCTAAGTATGGTGCATAGAGATGGTAGAGTATCGAAGCTTCCGATGCTGGGAGACGACAGGCCATGGATGCGTACCTTCAATGTGGAACATGGAGAATGGAGTTGGGGCATTCCTTCTTTCATTGAGAAATACAAGTTGCGACACTTTCTGTACCTCAACGACGACTCCCTCACCATCAGGTGTCTTCTAACTGTCTTCAAGTCCCGAACTGAAGATGCGAACACAACCATCAGTGTCCCACCGGCAAACTTGCACCAAGATCTTGAGCACATGTTGAAGGATGGCAAGGGCGTCGACGTCACATTCGACGTAGATGGCCACCTGTTCCATGCCCACAGGTGTGTGCTGTCTGCAAGATCACCTGTCTTCGATGCGGAGCTCTTTGGCCCACTGAACAAGAATTCTGCACAGCCTGTTAAGATCAACGACATGGATCCTACCATCTTTGAAGGGCTTCTTCACTTCATGTACGCCGATTCCCTGCCAGATAGCTGCAACTCTGACGAAAATACGACAATGCAGCACTTGCTGGTTGCTGCGGACAGATACGGACTTGAGAGGCTGAGGGCGTTGTGCGAAGCCAAGCCATGCCAGGGCATTGATGTGCAGACGGTTGCCACCACCCTAGCTTTGGCGGAGCAGCACAACTGTGAACGGCTCAAAGATGCCTGCCTCAGATTTATTGCCTTAAGGGACGTGCTCGGTCCTATCATGGAAACCGATGGGTTCAGACATCTCAAGGAAAGTTGCCCTTTGATCCTAGAGGAGATTTCAGAGAAGACTGCCACATtcgggaggaggaggacgagtgTGCAGCATCTCTGATCATGCAAGGTTGCAAGAGCTATGAGTCTTAGTTGTTGCTCTTATCAGATTTCTCTCACGTGAGCACGGTATCAGTGTGTGGCCTATTGCATGGCTGAACTATTCAAGAATAATGTGTGTCTGTCTGCCTGGTGGCACTAGAAAAAACTGATAAAGTCCTTAGTCATGCAAGAGTAAGCTAGAGTAATGAGTTGCAGTTCTACCTCTTATCAGATTTCTCTTATATGACCAGTGTATCACTCAGCTTGTTGCATGGCTGAATTCGTATTCAAGAATAATGTTGAAAGGACCAACACTAGgtctagaggggggtgaataggctttGTTCAAATTTTTTCTGAAAATCTTGGCAGAAAAACATCAGCGGCCGGATCATTGTGGCCGATGGCACTGGAAAAACACGATAAATTTCACTAGTCTTCATTGTTGATCTTCTTATATAGctagtttcaaaaaaaaagatctTCGTTCTTATAGTTTGGTGCAGATAATTTTCATTTTATCAAGTCCACCCTCTTATTTGCTTCACGTGAGGTTATTTCGTTCATGCACTCCAACAGCTTGTGCCGGTTCCCGCTCGGTTGGATATTGATTCCATGTAACCAGAACTCCAGTTGGTTTCAGTGTTGCTATTGGCTGCATGCCAAGTTGGGCCGATCTATATATCGATCATCATGATTTCTGCCAAGTGCTGAAACACTTTCATGTCAACCTCTCTAAACGTATTCATCTATCTGTGACACGAACGTTGACTTGGGCAAGCTTTTCTTCAACCTTTTTTAGCCCTACTATACTACCGTGTATTCATCTGTCTTTgccatggctagcaactcaagCTCTTCATCGAGCAACCAGTTCCCCGGCGAGAGACGTGTCGTCGACATGCCTGACACACAGCTAGCGTCACCGTGGCACACAAGTTCCAGGTGCCCGATTTCTCGCTGCTCGCTTGAGGGCATGGACGTCGGCAAACACTGTCAGCTCGTGCAACTTCAGCGTCGGCGGCTGCGACTGGAACCTCAGCGTGTACCCCGACGGCACGAGCGCCGGTAAAAAACCTGCTCATGTGTCATGTCTCAGTAGTGTACCTAGAGTTTTGGCTGTTCACAGTTCGTACTCGATCAGTATCCTCGACGAATTAGCTAGTAATCCTGGCCTTGGGACAATACGCTAACTCCTTATCCTGTATGTATAATATAACTAGGACGGGCGGCGCGCTACGCCGCGCCCATAGAACTTGCGTACGTGTTGCTAACGTAACGTCGTTCGTGCTTTCACTGCCTATTTAATCCTTGGAGATATAGAGCGTTGTCTTGAATAACAGCGGCCACAATGGTCAGTGATGCTGCCTGTGACTGGACGATTGTGAGTGATATAGAAAGGTGTTCTTTTGCCTTGGATGGTAAGGCTTCAGGAATGGCAGGATCTATAAGTAAAGCAAAGAAGCAATGACATCTACCAGTTTACTGAaatgtggcggcggcggcatacTGGTATGACGACTCGTTGAGGCGGTCAGTGGCGATGCAGCGGATGTCCACAGGCGTTGCGCACCTCCGCATCAACCGCACCGCTCGGGCCTTGCAGCTCGACCACGGTCCAACCAGCCGCTCCTGCCGCAGCACCACTAATGATTAATGAACTGGTTAGCCCGCGAACTACAGCGTCCGAGCGCTCGTCCACCGCTGGCGTCCTGTCACGCGCCATCATGCGTAGCGATGACGACAATCGAGATGACCTTCGTGGCACTGGAACCCGTCTGGTTGCTGCCCACACAGCATGGATGCGCCCGATTTACAGGAGATGCCAGCGGAAGAGGTAATTACATCGGTGAGCTAGGCGGCCAGGGTGCGGTGTGGATTTGTTAATTTTCCCTTTGCCCTCTATTCAACCCTCCTCCTACCTTTCGCCATGGCTGACGCCTCTGCTTCGTCGGCCAACGACCAATCCCTGCCGGAGACGTCGTCGAGTTGCCTGACACAGGCCACCACCGCGGCGCACAACTTCGAGGTGATCAACTTCCCGCTGCTCGAAGGCATGGGCCTCGGCAAGTTCGTCACCTCGAGAAACTTCAGCGTTGGCGGCTGCCACTGGATGATCGAGCTCTTCCCTGACGGAGACAAAGCGGACAGCAAAGCTCATGTCTCGGCCTACCTGAGTCCTCAAGGAGGGCAGGCGGGTGAGAGGGTTAAGTTCAGCCTGAGTATCCTGGGCAAAGATGGTCAGGTGGCGGAGCAGCAAAACGGCCAGTATACCTTCGTCGACTCGGCGATTCACGGCGTTGGCTGGAGCAACTTCATCGAGAAATCCAGCCTGCAGCCGGTGCTGCGCGGCAACAACAACCGCTTCACGATCAGGTGTGTCTTGACCGTCATAAAACCTCCCCGTGTCGAAGATGCAGTGAGCGGCGCCATTGCCGTCCCGGAGTCGAACCTGCTGCAGGACCTCGCGAGCATGCTCGCGGATGTGACGTTCAGTGTGGGCGGCCAGTTGTTCCCGGCTCACAGGTGCGTCCTGGCGGCCGGAGCTCTTCGGCCCGATGAAGGAGAAGGCTGCGAGGCACATCAAGGTCGACGACGTGGAGCCTTCCACCTTCGAGGCGCTCCTCCACTTCGTCTACACGGATGCTCTGCCGGATGACTGCGGCGCCGACGGAAATGTCCCGCCGTTGCAGCACCTGCTGGTCGCCGCGGATCGGTATGGGCTGGGCAGGCTGAGGCTGATGTGCGAAGCGAAGATGTGCAGCAGCATCGACGCGGAGACGGGTGCGACCACACTCGCTTTGGCCGAGCAGCACCACTGCGTGGAGCTCAAGAACGCCTGTATCCGGTTTATATCTTCACGGGGTGTGCTTGGTGCTGTCATGAAAAGCGAAGGGTTTGATCATCTCGCCGCAAGCTGCCCTTTCGTCTTGTTGGATATTTTAGACAAGCTCGCGTCTCAAGGAGTTTAGTTAAACAGTTTCTATTTGTCGTACGTCCGAAACTCTAATGTATTTTCCATGTTTTAAAAGACAACCAACATCGAAAGAGTAAAAGTCATGCGTCAATTCTACTGCGATGGCTTAACCTATCGATTCATGTAAACAGAAAAAGACTAATGGTACTAAggttttatttcaaaaaaatataaTCATACTAAGGGTAAAATAGAATTAAAAATAGTTTAGAAGTTTATTATACAGACTTTCGCCATATTTAAGGGGAGTTATTTGAACcttcttttaaaaaaatatgGGATATCTGATCTTTTCTGATTGGCCGACAACTTATATAGTTACGATTCAGTTGTCACGACAGTTTTAAGTAGGTTTAGAAGTTCTAATTCAGGCATACAATTATTTTCTAAATTTTATAGATATAAGACAACCATGACCATGGACGACGTGGTCTTCTCACTCCGGCCTCCCGCACAGCCTCCCCGCTCCGTTGGCTGCCGCTCCGACCTTCCTCCGCACTTCAAACTCCCGCCGGCCACCGACCTCTCAGCTCCGCTTGCCACGGCCTAGCAGGCCGACATGGCCGGCACGATGATCTTGCCCTTGTGTCGTGCTGGGCCGGACGGCCCGTTTGGCCATTGTTAAGAAACTGGCGCCTCGATGCACCGACTTTCTAGAAGCGGCACAAAGTAGCGTGCTACTACTTATTCAGTGGATCCTAAACCCACACTACTCTAAGGAGATCTTGACACCGACGCCAGTACGGAGACCAACACTATATGGGGACTCAACTCTTTATTCACCACGATAAACTTGATACAACACAAAGACTCGTGCACTCCCTACGTGGCTGCCCTATCATGACACTACTGCACTGTATTACTACCATGCCACCTCCTGCTTAAGACCCCTTATGCTATGATATGGCAAGGGAGATGAGAATACCCCTATTTATAGGTGCTTATGGATGTTGTGGTGTTGCCATGTGGCAACTTCCACACTCTTATTTACAAAATATCTATCTTTAGAATTTTCATCATCCTTATACAActatgcaaaatatataattcTAGAGACTTCTTGTCTTACCATGAAGCATGACAACTTCTCACTCTTGCCATTTTCAAATTCTTGTAGAACCTTCTCAAGCATGCATTATTATTTTCAACAGCCATCTATAGTGATAACTCTAGGAGAACCTCTCAGCCTCTGCCCATGTCATCTGCTATTGTCACGAACTCATGATCAGAAGGGTATTGTTTCTCCCCTTGGATCATTCATATCCAGCATCTTTCCTTGTCTCCCTGACCTATACTCCAGTCCTTGTTCTCAACGTAAAGAAGTCCTCAATGCACAAAATAGGCAATGGTTTGATTACAATGCAATATATAttttgttggaatatttgggcctatTAGTCCAAAAGCCcaccatgtaaatccaaataatttcAATAAAATCTCAAAGACCCATTAGTGCAAAAGTGCATGGCAACGacttagtcccaccttgctagtggaggtggagaaaacctaacttaaatagttggatgctctccatgctcttgcaagtgtgggtgagaggaagaaagaAAAACACACGCGTGCGCTTGCTCGCCTCGCCGGTCTCGGGCGAAGGGCAcgcgacgtgcgcgtgaatggtccgccaaaatccggTCCAATCCTTGCGGGCACGCGACTTCCTTTTGCAGATTTGTTTTGCCACTtcgaatctgttacggatttcacgcAGATTTATTTTGCCACTTCGAATCTGTTACAGATTTCACGCGCGGAATTTTAGGACTCAGTAACCGACTTGGTTTTTGGGACGCCAAAAACCCTAGTGGTTCCTTCCTATAAATACGCGTGGGTGCCGAAGGAAAAAACATATACAGAAGACGCACAACACACTTCAacctgcctgctgcgccgccgcatacgctacttcatcccatttgtcggcgtgcaccggcgatcgggagagcgGGTCTCCGGAATCTCGTCCTTAATCCTGCGCCGGGAGAgagcgaataaggtttttgggaagtgCTCTGCGCGGCcgctcgaacgcttccacattGCCGTCCTCTGCGTCCTCATCGCCACGgctcgtcttcttcctcatcAGTGGGGCGtgactcggcgtcgtcaagcgcgcggaggtgctgatcgtcgcTGTCGTCTTCTTTACCCGGTTATTCCGGTCAGGCAAGAAATGTACGGTTTTCTGTCCCTAACTATATCTTTCATGCCTAGTACGATCTGATTAgggttgatcttgctgctgcaaTGTTATATCTTAAATCACTTGATGAGTATGTTTAGATATGTTCATTTTCTGTATACAATTTTCATCATGGTTATGATTTATCTTcaaattaatttaaaactgaaactcttatttTTTTTTCATCGTATCTCTCCGGCCAGTACTAATTGGAGTTGCACAGGCCTAGGAGTCCTCCTAGTTCTGGTACTTATAAGATGATCGTGAAGGGCGTGGCCGTGTTCTCTTCAAGCTTTTCGCCCGTTGCCCTTTCTCCATTGCGCCATCTCCACCATGGCTAACAGCTCGCGAGTCAAACAAATTCTACCGGAGAAGTCGTCAAGATTTGTAATGGAGAGCATCACGGCGACGCGCACCTTCGAGGTTACCAACTTCTCGCTGCTCGAAGGCGTGGGCATTGGCAAGTACGTTAGCTCCAGAACCttcagcggcggcggctgcgactGGAACATCAGGCTCAACCCCGATGGATGCTGTAGGCTCTACCCCAACGGATGCTGGATGAAGGGACTTGCTGATTGTGTGTCGATCTACCTGTGTTTCCTTGGAGGAGGATCGGCAGCGCCTAGGAGGACCAAGTTCAGTTTAAGTTTACTCGACAAAGATCGTAATTCAGGGTAAAAagcaagaggaggaagggagAGAAGAAAGGTGTGGAGGACTAGCGATGGGAAAAGGGTACGGGTGACTCGCAGCCACAGCACCGATGAGCCGACAGGTCACGAGAAGTGGGGCAGTCTGTTCATCAAGAAATCTCATCTGAAGGAGTTGCTACTCAGGTCCAACGATCGCTTCACGATCAGGTGCGTCCTAACTATCATTAAACGgccctgtttggcacagctgaaacttaTTCAGAAACCAGCTGGTGGTTAGCTGGCAAgagaagcagctggtcacaggccctgtttggcacagctgaaacttgtTTATAAATTATTAACAATTAATATATCATAAAATTAATCATAGATTACTGTCAAGCAAGATAATGATACAATTAATCATGCAATTAGGAGCCAAAAGCCGGCGCAGggcgggtgggggggggggggtgggccGGCGCAGaccggcgccgggggcgggggcgggggccggcgcagggcggcgcagggcgcgggggcgggggccggcgccgggCACGGGGACGAaggcgggcgcgggggcggaggcgggctcgggggcggggccggcgcggggcaCGGGGGGCGGGGGCCGCCGCCGGGCGCGGGGAGCGGGGGCAGAggccgggggcggaggcgggcgcggggagcggaggccggcgcgggggagcTGCGCAAGggccgccggcgcggggggaggcgggggccggcgcggggaagCGGCGCCGGGGCCGCCGCGGGGGCGGGGGGAGGCGGGGGCCAGAGCGGGGAAgcgggggccggcgcgcgggggaggcgggggccggcgcgtggggcgggggaggggccgccggcgcggggggaggcGGGGGAGCGGCGCAGGGGCCGCCGCGGGGCGCGGGGgaggcgggggccggcgcgTGGGGCGGGGGAGGGACGCGGGGGGacgcgggggccggcgcggggggaggcgggggtcggcgcgcggggggaggcgggggccggcgcggggaggcaggggccggcgcggggaagCGGTCTAGAAGCTGGTCCGCTCCCGCTGCTCGTTACCCGCGTTTCTGAACGAGGTCGGGGAAGCGCTGGCGGGGGAAGCGCTTCAAGAAGCGAAGCGTTTGGCCGGGTAGCCGCTTAAAATTGCTAAGAAGCGGGGCTAGAAGCGGAGCCAAACAGGCCCAACGGCAGACCAAGATGGCCATCGAAGTCCCTCAGTCAAACCTGCATCAAGATCTTGCCAACATGCTGAAGGACGGGGAAGGCACGGATGTGACATTCAGTGTGGGCGACCAATTGTTCCATGCCCACAGGTACGTTCTGGCCGCGCGGTCCGTGGTCTTCAGGGCGGAGCTTTTCGGCGAGATGAAGGAGAAGGCGACGCAGCACATCAAGATCCATGACATGGAGCCGACTGTCTTCGGGTGGCTACTCTACTTCGGgccagtttggtagagctccaactTATGCTGATTCTCTGTGGGAGCTGATTCTCTAAGAGAAGTGATTTTATGGCTAAAGGTCATTCTCTAGCATAAACTCTTAAAATCAGGATGAagaatcacttcacagaatcaggagaagctacttttttcagcttccagcctcttagttcatttcagagaatcactccacagaattagcagagaatcacttctctctgaaaaactgtttggcagagctATTACTggattcagcagagaatcatttccgggagctctaccaaactggTCCCTAAACAGATTCCGTGCCAGATGACTGCAATGACAACGCGGATAGGATTGTGGCAATGCAGCACCTGCTAGTTGCCGCAGATCGGTATGGGTTGGACAGGCTACGCTTGATGCGCGAAGAGAAGCTGTGCAGTTGGCTTGACGTGCAGGCAGTTGCAACCACGCTAGCTTTAGCCGAGCAGCACCAGTGCGTGCAGCTCAGAGATGTTTGCCTGAAATTCATTGACTGTCGAGATGTGCTTGGCGCTGTCATGGAAACAGAGGGATTCAAGCATCTCAGTGCAAGCTGCCCTTTGGTTACAAAGGAGATTTTAGACGACCACATCAGCCAGAATTGATCAGTAAGGAGTTCTTTGTTCAGTCTAGCGCTGAGTTTTACCTTTTGTAGTCGAGATCTTGTTATCATGTGAACTGTTTGCTGCAAACTCTGCATTGGAACTCCTCTCGCTTGGAACGTGCGCGAAGGTTTTGAAGTGTTTACTATTATTTTTAGCTATGCTTTCTTGTTTGAACATATACATAGCTCTCTGTCGCTCATGCCCAAGTGCCATCCGCGCCATGTGCACGGAGGAAGTGGAGCTTGTCCTTTGCCGTGCAACTAGCAATCTCAGACGATCTGTCTCCTGAGCTCTGGCCTCTGGGCTTCGATCCGTCTCCTGGCCAGCCGCCGCGGCTACAGACCGGGCCCTTTGCATTGGGCCTCCGCGGCTCTCGCAGAGCTGGGCCAATGTCGTCGGGTCACGAAATTTTAGCGACCCCACACGTGCGCACGGGCAGCGGGCCCACGGCACACTCCCGCACCTGACCTGACCCGACGACCgcagcggggccgcggcggggggtTTTCTCCGTGCGCGCACCGCGCACGAGGGAGCAGAGGGTTTTCTTCCGCGAACTTCCTCCCCCCCCAGTCCCGTCCCTGACTCCCTCCGGCAGCGGCAGGTCGCACCGCCGCAGCCATCGGGAGGGGTTTAAACGAACGGCGCCCGACCCCGGGGGATTTGTTGCTCTCCCAATCCCTGATGATATTCCAAGACCAGGCTGCCCGGGCGTGCTGTGGATCTGTTCCCCTCCATCTCTCCCCCAAAATTCCCGACGATGTTCGAGTTCGATTCCATCATCAGCTAGGGTTTGCATCAACGGCGCGCTAGCCGCtttgctcgccgtcgccgccgatcCGCCCCGAAGGGCTGATTCGCCGTTGAGGGCGGTCGGATAGCTCATCGCGCGGCTTTTGATCGGCCTCATGGATGCAAGATCGGTCGCGGGGCCTCCGCAGCCGATCGCGCCGTCGTCCCTCCTCGACACGGCtcaccacggcggcggctcggct
The sequence above is drawn from the Panicum hallii strain FIL2 chromosome 7, PHallii_v3.1, whole genome shotgun sequence genome and encodes:
- the LOC112900861 gene encoding BTB/POZ and MATH domain-containing protein 2-like, with the protein product MANNDSASAAARHGQEGLHETKSSRCVTETFTATHNFEVTDFSQLDGMGIGEFVSSSTFTVGGYDWNIRLCPDGLWKENQDAVVSVFLCFNLAEEKRRAWGIPSFIEKYKLRHFLYLNDDSLTIRCLLTVFKSRTEDANTTISVPPANLHQDLEHMLKDGKGVDVTFDVDGHLFHAHRCVLSARSPVFDAELFGPLNKNSAQPVKINDMDPTIFEGLLHFMYADSLPDSCNSDENTTMQHLLVAADRYGLERLRALCEAKPCQGIDVQTVATTLALAEQHNCERLKDACLRFIALRDVLGPIMETDGFRHLKESCPLILEEISEKTATFGRRRTSVQHL